The following coding sequences lie in one Ictalurus furcatus strain D&B chromosome 7, Billie_1.0, whole genome shotgun sequence genomic window:
- the mfsd8l2 gene encoding major facilitator superfamily domain-containing protein 8 has translation MDYGRKRKLSFLTIGLLFFLSGIEYAVILPTIWRYLQILNAPPYFLGLGLSAFSFSGLVTGPLFGRWSDRTGATKTIILFSNLFEIVGNFMYFIGYSKWLLLSSRLVAGVGAGAGSSIFGFLTRTTVPEERARVFAAVMASRQAGLLIGPAFNIFLRLCDFRLGPFIVNKYTAPGLFMCAMWLVLQLAVVLLYWDVPPLDSVPEMYTALRRVKEEEERPLVRLQGEDGTPGSGSYTMAMSDQAETRLSEELGPSEYEATPASDSPHSPDDPFENFNASQEFLREEVVVLLTAQFITLFNQTALETMVTPMTQKYFGFGELGNSVMYGLCGVEVIGGFFLVRWLSRVLEERVLLAAGLLVSCVACVWCLVFLADPKGGFALELTEFIIGVFLQLMGLPFVAVSQVSLFSKVTAEKTQGFSQGVRRSIGGLATILGPLWAGGLTGNLYVMLGMMLFLLTLIMIMMALSYDKLVEPPVVRHADDSESEG, from the exons ATGGATTACGGGCGTAAGAGGAAACTTTCTTTTCTGACAATTGGACTGCTGTTTTTCCTGAGCGGTATTGAATATG ccGTTATCCTCCCGACTATATGGAGGTATCTGCAGATTCTCAACGCCCCGCCATATTTCCTCGGACTCGGCCTGTCTGCGTTCAGTTTCAGTGGACTTGTGACGGGGCCGTTGTTTGGACGCTGGTCTGATAGAACTGGCGCTACAAAGACCATCATCCTTTTCTCTAACCTCTTTGAGATTGTCG GGAACTTCATGTACTTCATAGGCTACTCAAAATGGCTTCTCCTGTCCAGTCGACTTGTTGCAG GCGTCGGTGCTGGCGCAGGGTCATCCATTTTTGGTTTCCTGACGCGGACCACCGTTCCTGAAGAACGAGCTCGGGTGTTTGCCGCTGTGATGGCATCACGCCAAGCCGGACTCCTGATCG GGCCTGCTTTTAACATTTTCCTTCGACTGTGTGATTTTCGACTGGGACCCTTCATTGTGAACAAGTACACCGCCCCGGGG CTCTTCATGTGTGCCATGTGGCTGGTCCTCCAGTTAGCAGTGGTTCTGCTGTACTGGGATGTCCCTCCGCTGGACTCCGTGCCCGAGATGTACACTGCCCTCCGCCGTGTCAAGGAGGAAGAAGAGCGGCCGCTCGTGCGCCTGCAGGGTGAGGATGGTACACCAGGGTCAGGCTCCTACACCATGGCGATGTCTGATCAGGCCGAGACGCGGCTTTCAGAAGAACTCGGGCCATCCGAGTATGAAGCGACGCCTGCTTCAGACAGTCCTCATTCCCCTGATGACCCCTTTGAGAACTTCAATGCCAGCCAAG AGTTCCTGAGGGAGGAGGTGGTGGTTCTCCTCACCGCACAGTTCATCACGCTCTTTAATCAGACCGCACTCGAG ACCATGGTTACACCGATGACGCAGAAGTACTTCGGCTTTGGTGAGCTGGGGAACAGTGTGATGTACGGCCTGTGCGGTGTGGAGGTGATTGGCGGGTTTTTCCTCGTGCGCTGGCTGAGCCGCGTACTTGAGGAGCGCGTGCTGCTCGCCGCCGGCCTGCTCGTGAGCTGCGTGGCCTGCGTCTGGTGCCTTGTCTTCCTTGCCGACCCCAAgg GTGGCTTTGCGCTGGAGCTGACCGAGTTCATTATTGGGGTGTTCCTGCAGTTGATGGGGCTTCCCTTCGTCGCCGTGTCCCAAGTGTCCCTCTTCTCCAAAGTCACTGCGGAGAAGACGCAAG GCTTTAGTCAAGGTGTACGGCGCTCCATCGGAGGTCTTGCCACCATCCTGGGGCCGCTCTGGGCGGGTGGTTTGACTGGAAACTTGTACGTGATGCTGGGAATGATGCTGTTTCTCCTCACGCTCATTATG ATCATGATGGCGCTGTCCTATGACAAACTGGTGGAGCCCCCGGTGGTGCGGCACGCAGATGACTCTGAGAGCGAAGGGTAG